The Bacteroidota bacterium genome includes the window CAGTGCAAGCCAGCCTTGTGCATTGGCCTGCAACACCTTAACACACGCCTTTTTTGCCCGGAGTGCCTCTTGTTGTGCAGGAGCGCTGTTGTCCGTGGTAAAGATGACAGGCCGGACGGGATTGTCAGCAGCAAGTAGCTTTGCATTATGCGGCATGCGCAGCATTGAATCGAGTACGATGGGACGCGGACTGCTGCCGGCCACAAGGCGCGTGGAAAGCGAAGGATTGTCTGACAGTACTGTTTCTATGCCCACCATAATACCATCATGGCAGGCCCGAAGGGCATGGGTATAAACAAGCGATTCGTCACAACTAATTGCTACCGGCTCACCATTAAGGCCGGCGATTGAGCCATCCAGGCTTTGTGCATAG containing:
- a CDS encoding dihydrofolate reductase family protein translates to MEALCQRAEAYYNREGIPFVTVTYAQSLDGSIAGLNGEPVAISCDESLVYTHALRACHDGIMVGIETVLSDNPSLSTRLVAGSSPRPIVLDSMLRMPHNAKLLAADNPVRPVIFTTDNSAPAQQEALRAKKACVKVLQANAQGWLALDDVLQALGEMGIKSLMVEGGGKVITSFIQSQAVDHLIVTLSMKMIGGRTVLNPQQMHNGLRGALPMELSLSEVHWEGNDIILHGDPVWEM